A segment of the Artemia franciscana unplaced genomic scaffold, ASM3288406v1 PGA_scaffold_67, whole genome shotgun sequence genome:
gtttgaaaattaacgttaatAGGGCTACATCACAATGGCTAGGAATATTTCAAGATGAAAAAGTGACCTTGGGTAATAAAAGATAGCTCaggtggaaaaaaaactaaaaactaataaaaaaactaaaaaagctaaaaaactaaaaaaaacctaaaaaagaaaaaaaataaaaaaggaaaaaaaagaaaaataaaggagaaaaacaaaactaaaaaacgaatgtatatacagaccgggacaccgggatacaaatgacgaccgggacacagggaatataaatgacgaccgtgacacagggacacaactacaacgcgaagcgccaacccaacagctagtagtgtATAAATGTTTTGCCATTGGAATTCCAACCTCTATCGCTGCAATATCAGTTTGCTGGGCTATGAAATGCATAAAGAAGCTAAAACGAAGGGAATTAATGCTTCTTCTGCATTAACAGAGTCTAAGAAGAAGCCACTTGATATTAAAAGATGTAAACAAGCTAACCCGGACGAATTTAATAGTTGCAAAGAAGTAACagagtttaagaaaaaaatgcttgACCTATTGGATTCTGAACTATCTTGCAGCATCTGCTATGAGGCTGTGGTAATCATTAATTCAGTACATCTTTTACTGTGATAATCTATATAGCGTGCAATGAATATAGTGTATAAATGTTTTGCCATTGGAATTCCAGCCTCTATCGCTGCAATATCAGTTTCCTGGGCTATGAAAAAGCATAAAGAAGGTAGAACGAAGGGAATTAATGCTTCTACTGCATTAACAGAGTCTAAGAAGAAGCCACTTGATATTAAAAGATGTAAACAAGCTAACCCGGACGAATTTAATACTTGCAAAGAAGTAACagagtttaagaaaaaaatgcttgACCTATTGGATTCTGAACTATCTTGCAGCATCTGCTATGAGGTATTTGTTGAGCCAGTTAGACTGCCGTGTCTACACGCTTTCTGCGAAGCTTGCGTCCTtaagaatgaagaaaaccaaacaaaatgtcCTCTGTGTAGGGCCACGTACACAGTTGGTCGCAAAGATACCCTTTTAGCCGGTTGTATTCAAAACATTATCGAATCTGCTTATAATCCAAATGAAATGACTGAAAGGGATGAACTTGTAGCCACCCATAAAGACTTGATAAGTCTGATGATGGAGagcaagaagaaaaaatggaaaactaaaattttaaaagggctTTATTTTTTGGCTGATTTATTTGTTGTCTGTACTTTGTACTGTATCTGGCAGCATCTGCTATTAGTTATTTGTTGAGCCAGTTAGACTACCGTGTCTACACGCTTTCTGCGAAGCTTGCGTCCTTcagaatgaagaaaaccaaacaaaatgtcCTCTGTGTAGGGCCACGTACACAGTTGGTCGCAGATACCCTTTTAGCCGGTTGTATTCAAAACATTATCGAATCTGCTTATAATCCAAAGGAAATGACCAAAAGAGATGAACTTGTAGCCGCACGTAAAGACTTGAAAAGTCTGATGATggagaggaagaagaaaaatggaaaactaaaattttaaaagggctTTATTCTTTggcttatttatttgttgtctgTACTTCGGACTGTAATTTTTTATGCGAAAGCAATAGAACGTTCTGGGATCCTGTTTTTGTActgtttgaataaaattgctgactcaaaatttctattagatgcatttagGAACAGTGCGAAGTGTGTCtgtgtgcgggggggggggggggggtagcagcCATTCGATCACTTTGATTCTTAGAAAGAGCACTGGaatttttgattaccaatcgaatgagccccttccgaagtttctatgacagcgctttctataaaaaccttctaTACACCAGTGCATAaaatacaacccttgccctaggGGCTAGGGGgatttgttatcctcaaagacaaaatttctggacctttcgaatcctttgaaaaaatagctatttaatttttgtattagaAGTGTTTGGTAAAATGTTGGGTGTGGGAGAAGCATAACTCGTGTGATAGCGCGTGGATAACTCGTTTAAtactaaatcaggagttaatcaGGGTTGTGGTATATCACCCttaatatggatcattttgatgggctttgtcttaaggagcacaagaaaggcaaCAGCAAAACATGGAATTAAATGGGGatgaaaaactttcctggacttagataaTGCTGATAAATTGAAGCAGCCTAGATTAacgtttgagcaaaatgaatgagcttttatgtgttttgtaagttcaaggtgctagaatcagtttgaaaattaacgttaatAGGGCTACATCACAATGGCTAGGAATATTTCAAGATGAAAAAGTGACCTTCGGTAATAAAAGATAGAtcaggtggaaaaaaaaaactaaaaactaataagaaaactaaaaaagctaaaaaactaaaaaacctaaaaaagaaaaaaaataaaaaaggaaaaaaatgaaaaataaaggagaaaaacaaaactaaaaaacgaatgtatatacagaccgggacaccgggatacaaatgacgaccgggacacagggaatataaatgacgaccgggacacagggacacaactacaacgcgaagcgccaacccaacagctagtagtgtATAAATGTTTTGCCATTGGAATTCCAACCTCTATCGCTGCAATATCAGTTTTCTGGGCTATGAAATGCATAAAGAAGCTAAAACGAAGGGAATTAATGCTTCTTCTGCATTAACAGAGTCTAAAAAGAAGCCACTTGATATTAAAAGATGTAAACAAGCTAACCCGGACGAATTTAATGCTTGCAAAGAAGTATCagagtttaagaaaaaaatgcttgACCTATTGGATTCTGAACTATCTTGCAGCATCTGCTATGAGGCTGTGGTAATCATTAATTCAGTACATCTTTTACTGTGATAATCTATATAGCGTGCAATGAATATAGTGTATAAATGTTTTGCCATTGGAATTCCAGCCTCTATCGCTGCAATATCAGTTTCCTGGGCTATGAAAAAGCATAAAGAAGGTAAAACGAAGGGAATTAATGCTTCTACTGCATTAACAGAGTCTAAGAAGAAGCCACTTGATATTAAAAGATGTAAACAAGCTAACCCGGACGAATTTAATACTTGCAAAGAAGTAACagagtttaagaaaaaaatgcttgACCTATTGGATTCTGAACTATCATTCAGCATCTGCTATGAGGTATTTGTTGAGCCAGTTAGACTGCCGTGTCTACACGCTTTCTGCGAAGCTTGCGTCCTtaagaatgaagaaaaccaaacaaaatgtcCTCTGTGTAGGGCCACGTACACAGTTGGTCGCAAAGATACCCTTTTAGCCGGCTGTATTGAAAACATTATCGAATCTGCTTATAATCCAAATGAAATGACTGAAAGGGATGAACTTGTAGCCACCCATAAAGACTTGATAAGTCTGATGATggagaggaagaagaaaaaatggaaaactaaaattttaaaagggctTTATTTTTTGGCTGATTTATTTGTTGTCTGTACTTCGTACTGTATCTGGCAGCATCTGCTATTAGTTATTTGTTGAGCCAGTTAGACTGCCGTGTCTACACGCTTTCTGCGAAGCTTGCGTCCTTcagaatgaagaaaaccaaacaaaatgtcCTCTGTGTAGGGCCACGTACACAGTTGGTCGCAGATACCCTTTTAGCCGGTTGCATTCAAAACATTATCGAATCTGCTTATAATCCAAAGGAAATGACCAAAAGAGATGAACTTGTAGCCGCACGTAAAGACTTGAAAAGTCTGATGATggagaggaagaagaaaaatggaaaactaaaattttaaaagggctTTATTCTTTggcttatttatttgttgtctgTACTTCGGACTGTAATTTTTTATGCGAAAGCAATAGAACGTTCTGGGATCCTGTTTTTGTActgtttgaataaaattgctgactcaaaatttctattagatgcatttagGAACAGTGCGAAGTGTGTCtgtgtgcgggggggggggggtagcagcCATTCGATCACTTTGATTCTtagaaagagcactagaatttttgattaccaatcgaatgagccccttccgaagtttctatgacagcgctttctataaaaaccttctaTACACCAGTGCATAaaatacaacccttgccctaagggctagGGGgatttgttatcctcaaagacaaaatttctggacctttcgaatcctttgaaaaaatagctatttaatttttgtattagaAGTGTTTGGTAAAATGTTGGGTGTAGGAGAAGCATAACTCGTGTGATAGCGCGTGGATAACTCGTTTAAtactaaatcaggagttaatcaGGGTTGTGGTATATCACCCttaatatggatcattttgatggactttgtcttaaggagcacaagaaaggcaaCAGCAAAACATGGAATTAAATGGGGatgaaaaactttcctggacttagataaTGCTGATAAATTGAAGCAGCCTAGATTAacgtttgagcaaaatgaatgagcttttatgtgttttgcaagttcaaggtgctagaatcagtttgaaaattaacgttaatAGGGCTACATCACAATGGCTAGGAATATTTCAAGATGAAAAAGTGACCTTGGGTAATAAAAGATAGAtcaggtggaaaaaaaaactaaaaactaataaaaaaactaaaaaagctaaaaaactaaaaaacctaaaaaagaaaaaaataaaaaaggaaaaaaaatgaaaaataaaggagaaaaacaaaactaacaaacgaatgtatatacagaccgggacaccgggatacaaatgacgaccgggacacagggaatataaatgacgaccgggacacagggacacaactacaacgcgaagcgccaacccaacagctagtagtgtATAAATGTTTTGCCATTGGAATTCCAACCTCTATCGCTGCAATATCAGTTTGCTGGGCTATGAAATGCATAAAGAAGCTAAAACGAAGAGAATTAACTGGGAATATAACAGGGCATTAACAGAGTCTAAGAAGAAGCCACTTGATATTAAAAGATGTAAACAAGCTAACCCGGACGAATTTAATACTTGCAAAGAAGTAACagagtttaagaaaaaaatgcttgACCTATTGGATTCTGAACTATCTTGCAGCATCTGCTATGAGGCTGTGGTAATCATTAATTCAGTACATCTTTTACTGTGATAATCTATATAGTGTGCAATGAATATAGTGTATAAATGTTTTGCCATTGGAATTCCAGCCTCTATCGCTGCAATATCAGTTTCCTGGGCTATGAAAAAGCATAAAGAAGGTAAAACGAAGGGAATTAATGCTTCTACTGCATTAACAGAGTCTAAGAAGAAGCCACTTGATATTAAAAGATGTAAACAAGCTAACCCGGACGAATTTAATACTTGCAAAGAAGTAACagagtttaagaaaaaaatgcttgACCTATTGGATTCTGAACTATCTT
Coding sequences within it:
- the LOC136042110 gene encoding E3 ubiquitin-protein ligase rnf8-B-like, encoding MNIVYKCFAIGIPASIAAISVSWAMKKHKEGRTKGINASTALTESKKKPLDIKRCKQANPDEFNTCKEVTEFKKKMLDLLDSELSCSICYEVFVEPVRLPCLHAFCEACVLKNEENQTKCPLCRATYTVGRKDTLLAGCIQNIIESAYNPNEMTERDELVATHKDLISLMMESKKKKWKTKILKGLYFLADLFVVCTLYCIWQHLLLVIC